CTTGTATGTTACTATAAGTTGCGGCAAATGTTTATTGggataccttctaccggaacggttaacaggacctattaatctgcgtttcttggaaaaagttctcccagaactccttgaaaatgttccactaaacgttagacagcaaatgtggtttcagcatgatggagtgctggctcactttgctgtacaagtacgcgagtatttcgCTCAGCGGTTTGgacaccgttggattgccagaggtggagcagtttcttggcctcctaggtcacccgatttaacgtcgctcgattttttcttgtggggacatgtaaagtctttagtctacaaaacgaatttgaaatcattcaaaacgaggatcacaTTTTTAGTGCAGTCCGCCGAAATCGTGTGcagcgtttaaatcggtgtattgaggtgataaagtttgattattaagttttcttttaatatagattcacttgAATGTATCTCAGAACTaaatcttttcttttatgtttattttgattcTTGAAAGATAAGGAAAGGGTCAATATAATCAtaagatcaaacgaacttacctataagtgaagttcgatcttgATTATATGAAGGCCTCatcgaaataaataaacaacacGTAGTATCTCCGCCTCTGGCTTAACACACAGATTTTAAAGCATTATTCGACAAAAAACCCTAGCGCGCTCCCCTCTCTACGACTCGTCCCCATTCAACCTAGTTATTTCAAAGTTACTGTTGCAACTAAGGGAGTTTGTTGCTAGAAAAAGTTTGGGAATAGGTGGAACTTATTTATTTCGATGAGGCCTTCATATAATcaagatcgaacttcacttattggtaagttcgtttgatcttaTGATTATACTCGGCCTCATCTCATAAATAAACAACACGTAGATGTTTAAAGTACAGTTGCAACAGTTTATTCCATCtaagaaaacttttattaattagatttaactaataatataaattttaacagtCATCAACGTTTCAAACGTAAAATTCAAACTTCATTATCGTTAGTAATAATTCGTATCATATGTATCTACATTACTGCACACCAACCTTCTAAATTAAACAAGCAGAAGTAATAcaaataatatgtaataaacacagaacatttaaatattataaacttagAAACTTATTATAAAGTGAATATATCTTATCAATTAGTTCAAAGACAAAATAGCATTcgcaaaatctttattattgttGACCAAAGGTCTGTTGTAAAATTGGGCAAAGGTTTTGGAATTTTCAGACCACCCTGCAGCCCGTCTAATCGTATCGAAATTAACACCCTGTCGTGCTGCCGCAGATGTAGCCGCATGCCGTGTACTCACTCTGTGGCTTAAAACGGTTTACGTCCACACCactcttttttaaaaagcacTTAATCCATTTACCAATGGTTTGCGTAGTTGCTCTGTGGTGCGGCtttttaatggaaataaataaatatttacaaccACTCCTTAGAGTATCAGTTATTAGCAAATAAGTTCTAAGACACCTGGCCACACAGACTACAGGCTCAGagttaaaaaatggcaaaactaaaaaaggctGACTTTTATTAAATCTCGATGTTTTAATCTTCCCTGGAataggaatttctattttgtcaTCTTTAATACAAATGTTTGCTATTTCAATTAAACTTAGTGTCTGTAGTCTGTGCCCGGTAGCCAAGGCCAACAAGGTTGCCAAATTTTTAGTAATGACTTCTAAAGATAATATTTCATTCTTATCAAGTGAACGAATGAAATTTAAGACAATTCCCGGATCCCATATGTTTTCATATTTTGGTAAAGGTTGCCTCACTCCAAagacttctttaaaaaatcttttaagtcGGAAATCATTACCCAAAACAGGACCTGCTATTTGCCCTAATGCTGCTCGATATGTATTCAAGGTTCCATAGGATGAACCCTTTTCAAAAAACAaggttaaaaattccaaaacccTTTCTACAGATACCTCATATAGGTTAACATTTCGATTGCTACAGAATTCCCACCATAACTTGAGCCCTGAAGTGTATTGCTTCAATGTGGAGAGGGAAATAGATGACAAACAAATGTTTATTGAACTCTCTGGAATATCTTGCCTTGATAGAGCTTTCCTGATAACCTCCCGACCACCAGGGAAAGGTTTCTCCACATGGGGTGCGGAATTCTGCCAAAAGAAAGCAAGTTATAGTTGGGTTTTAACATTACTGGATCCCTTGTCAATAAGGAACAAAAAAGCGGGTACCAAGGTTGCGAGACCCAGAAGGGGGCAACCACAATACCCTCTGCTCCATCCTCAAGTATCTTTTGGAGGACTTTTGAAATCATTGAAAATGGTGGAAACGCGTAAAAATCCAAACCACTCCAATCCAGTGTGAATGCATCCACCATAAAAGCTTCTGAATCTCGCATCCATGAAGTAAATCTGAAACACTTTTTATTCAATCGACTGGCAAATAAATCGATTTTTGGAACACCAAATTTcttagttattaatttaaacgaGTCTAAATTTAAACTCCACTCAGTTTTCTTATGAACTTGGCGAGAGGCCTTGTCCGCTTCAAAATTATCTTTTGAATTAATATAGCTAGCAAATAAGAAGACATTTCTATTCTCACACCAAGACCATATTTGTTGAGTTatcttattaagttttttaaaacgaaCACTGCCCATTCTATTAACACATGATAATGCTGTGGTGTTGTCAATTCGACATAGAATATGACAGTCTCTATAGCTTGATAAAAAACTCTGAAGCCCATACAACAAGGCGAAAAGCTCTAAACAATTGATATGTAAAAGTTTTTCAGATTCATTCCAGAACCCAGAAGCACTATTATTTCCACAAAAAACCCCCCATCCTGTCTTGGATGCATCAGTAAATATTTCAACCtcataatttttaacacaaACTTCATTACATGCAGTaggaatattttctttaaaccaagCTAAATCGTTAAGTAGATTAGATGAAACTCTtattttttgatcataatttCCTTTTGCCTTTTTAAGCGGAAATAATAGTGCCAATAAATCTTGCAAAAACTCTAATTGTACATACAGGCAGcttcataaaatgttttattaattttaaaatatggacTATTTTCTTTGAAGGCAAAGATATTATCATCTTGTTGGAGTCAAACTGAAAACCCAAAAATGTACAAGAGGTAGTAGGTTCCAATACAcactttttatgatttattaaaaaacctaGTCTAATGAGGATTTCAagcgttaaatttaaattatctttacaTTGTTCAAATGATTTTCCTATTATGAGAAAATCATCTAAATACCCTATAATTAACACACCCCTCTCTCGTAAATATGCCAGTATTggctttatattttttgtaaaaaccaaGGGTGCACAGCTTAAGCCGAAGGGTAAACAATTATATTGATATAATGAACCCTGAAAAaagaacctcaaaaattttttatggtCTTTTATAGGTACTAAATGATAGGCATCCTTAAGGTCTATCTTGCAAAAATAACAACCTCTAGTTATTAAACGGGCAACCACTTTCCtatcttctaatttaaaatgggaatttttaagaaatttgttaAGGGATTTTAGATTTAAGATTAATCGGTTTGAACCATCTGGTTTTGGTAcaatacaaatttttgaaacaaattgatTATCACACTTCAAGACCCTGGAAATAGCTCCACTAACCGTTAATTCCTTATTAAggaatctaaaattttttcctCGTTATTTGACCATTTGGTCTCCTTAGGAATTAAGGTTTGAATTGGATTTCCAATAAGAGGAATTGTCAGACCTTGAATATAGGAAATGACTTTCCCATGAACTGAAAGTTGGAGCCATTGTtctacaaaaaactttaatctACCACAAGGAAGCGTACACACTTGATGAGTTACCTCCTCTTGAGACGAGATCCTTGCAGTCTCTTGCCTTGGCTGGAAACTCTGTAGTATCGACTGTTCATTGATGTTGATGTCTGAGCCTTCAATTGAACTCTCTGTCCAGTCGCCCTCCTGGCTCTGTAACTCGGGGCTGGACGGTAAAAGTTTTCCTGCTGGTTTGAGGTTGAGGTTGAAGCCTTAGAACCCACAGGCCTTGTTCCAGCCTTTTGAGTTAACTTCTTAAGAGGTCTCAGTTGCTGTCCCGACTTCTTCAATTCTTTGGCTGCTCTAATTCTTACCTCTAAGTCAGAACCAAATAACAGCCCTTCTTAGATAAGACTTGCTGTAAGAACCTCATTTAAATCCTTATTTAAAGTCAATTTAATAAGGTCCCTCCTTGAAATGGAATAAGTATAATGTAGGTCACTTAAACTTGCCATGTATTCTTTATTGCCTCCCCCCCTCTTCTTTCACCATGTTGGATAATACTGAACCAACCAAAACCAAAGCAGCTCCAGCTTGCTGTTGGAACTGAACAAGCCTTTCATCTCTCTTAAGGACCGGCTCAGATATAGCGGCCTTCACCTCCGGGTTTATCTTAGGTGAGTCCAAGTCTCTACAATTTTCGGGGGGCAGATATTTTTCCATTATATCCAGTTTATTGTTTGTGTCCCATCCATTAGTCAGAATATTAGACCAATGACTCGCTATGTCATTATGGATTGGAGCAGAAAACTCTTTTTTCCTTGCACCATCTTTGACCAGTATCGTTCTAACCTTCTCTGACTGTGACTACGCGTCACCTCTGTAGTAAGCCTCCCTCCTCTCTCCGtccttccattggttcccttgtacccatTTTCTAACCCTCACTTCCCATACTTTTACCCTCCTTTTCCccctttttccttcctgttattaCCCATCCGTCCATTCAGATTTTGTTTAATCCAGGTAAATAAgataaagtaatattaaattataaattaaattgttattaagtattattaattttatttcttattttttatctatatttaacaagctgccatgatatcccacaacatgtttttgaaaatgtccgtcaggaatttgaacatcgcctatatcattgtttggccaaaaacgggcaacgttttgaacacttattgaaataaaaactgatattttcatatttttgttttctatctgaacaaattaacgtaaacaaagatttttctaattttctcgaaaacgaatcgaccgatttaaaaaaatcaaacgtcaaaataaaagacttcgaaagaccttttaaacaagctattactcgataccccttgccatttaaaattttcaaggggatgaccctggggggcagagggtgaaagggggtgaagtgtcgttttttttttaaacagtggctTTCGATAGATCCGTGGTGGGAacttttcaaatgaacaccctgtatatatttgttaatattaataacgcaaaataaacattttttgcatTCATATGTTTTTACTTCTCGAGAGAACATAACCTACTTCATCCGTCTATGTCCTACTTATAATATTTGAGTAATGCATAGTTGCCAAATCTTAACAGTCGTACGATGGTActaacgtgttttttttttgttccagaAATACTTCGACAAAAAGATGCACTGGAGACTGCGGGTGCGAGCAGAAGTACAAGTGGCATCGTCTGCTCGCTTACGATCCAGACAACGACTGTAAGGGCATTTTCATGGATTGGTTCCTATTTCCGTCTTGCTGCGTCTGTCGGTGTAACCCGTGACGTCACTGACCAAAAACAGGCGCCATCTGTTGTTAGCGCGGAACGTATATGTACATCTACATAGATTTCTGGCCTCCGaagtttcaaatattaaaaaattttaatggtgCAATGTGTAAACGTCTGTgatttttaagacattttgtACCAtctaacttaacttttttttaacaatcgGCAACGTCGTCACGTGCTCTTGTCAACTGTCGATCCTGTGACGTTTGACACAAGTGACAGATTGAATCAATcaactgttttttaatatattttaaaagtagagAACATGTGATAAATATTAATCCCTagaatgtaataattattgtaagTGACgactcaattaatttaatttttgaagatttaaaGAATGAACACTTAGGACCGCCCTGTAGCCGTACAGCCGTCTAACCGGTCCACTTTTACCGCTAAAAGAAAGccaatttaaatgtatattaagTTACCATTTAGTGAAATTTCtatataaagttaatttaatgttaatataaACGTAATTCGTTGTGCAATAATCTCCGTTTTGTATATTATGTCGCATCGTAGTTTTAGGTTGAAAAAAAACTGCTGCCATCtgattttttcgtaattttaatattgtaataaattattttgcataaGGCCAAGGTTTCATTACATTAAACCCTCTTTTTTCTAGGAAAACTTAGCAGTACCACTTTGACCTAAAGTAAACGATGTCAAGAAAAAGTAGAACCATtacttcaatattttattaaacctcATATTAAGTTAAACTGCGTTTTTCTCAGAAGCTGTACCATCCGGGCTGTAGATGTTTCAACGAATATTCTCCAGGGTACTGTAGAGGCTTCTTAGCTActgcaaaaaattatattaaaatttgaatagaAGCTACGACAAGACTAACGTCCTACCTTGGCGCCTACGTTCCAAGTACCTTCTGATGGGTACACTGTTATAAACTTCTTTAAGAACATCCCGGAACTTCTTCATTCCTGGTATCGACTCATCGATTTCTTCTTCTGATTTCCTGGAGCTCCGAGGACCTGCCGAAGGGTCCAGAAACTTCTTAGATTCCCGAATGTTTTCAATGTTAAAGGTGGTCCTCTCTTTAATAATCTCATAAGGTTTTCCAGATTCTTCCACATTTGAAGTCCTGTTTAAAGCATCTTTGGAAGATTCCCCGAATTGATTGCGATGCAACTTAGATgaagtttttctattgattcTGCTATTAGGAAAACTACAATTGTCGGAGTTTAATAGTACAATCTGATGGAGAACCCCACTTGACATGGAACCAGCATAAGAAGGTCTTAAGGGCTTATAAGCCAAAGGAGAATCACTGAAGGCAGGCTTGGCAACTTCTTCAAACTTCTCTTCAAAGGGAATATTTAGAGAAGACTTTGTAGATGGTTGTGCAGGAGTTCCAGGGACTGAAGGCTTGAAATCTTCTTTAACAAGAACATCCTGAGAAGAGTTTAATGCAGGAACATCCTGAGGAGCATCCACTCGAGCAGGTACAATCTGATTGGGCACTCCATTAGACATAGAACCAGCATAGGAAGGTCTTAAAGGCTTATAAGCCAAAGGAGAATCACTGAAGGAAGGCTTGGCAACTTCTTCAAACTTCTCGTCAAAGGGAATATCCAGTGGTGACTTTGTAGGTGGTTGTGCAGAATCTACTGCGGGAGCTCCAGGGACTAAAGGCTTGAAATCTTCTTTAACGGGAACATCCTGAGGAGTGTCCACTCTAGCAGGTACAATCTGATTGGGCACTCCATTAGACATTGAACCAGCATAGGACGGTCTTAAAGGCTTATAAGCCAAAGGAGAATCACTGAAGGCAGGCTTGGCAAATTCTTGAAACTTTTCTTCAAAGGGAATATCCAGAGGAGACTTTGTAGGTGGTTGTGCAGAATCTACTGCGGGAGCTCCAGGGACTAAAGGCTTAAAATCTTCTTTAACAGGAATATCCTGAGGAGAATTCACTGCAGGAAGATCCTGAGGAGAGTCTACTTTAGCAGGTGCAATCTGATTGGGCACCCCATTAGACATAGAACCAGCATAGGACGGTCTTAAGGGCTTATAAGCCAAAGGAGAATCACTGAAGGAAGGCTTGGAAACTTCttgaaatttttcttcaaagggAATATCCAAAGGAGACTTTGCAGGTAGTTGTGCAGAATCTACTGCGGGAGCTCCAGGGACTGAAGGCTTGAAATCTTTTTTAACAGGAACATCCTGAGGAGCGTCCACTCTAGCAGGTATAATCTGATTGGGCACTCCATTAGACATAGAACCAGCATAGGAAGGTCTTAAGGGCTTATACGCTAAAGGAGAATCACTGAAGGCAGGCTTGGCAACTTCTTGAAACTTTTCTTCAAAGGGAATATCCAGTGGTGACTTTGCAGGTGGTTGTGCAGAATCTATTGCAGCAGTTCCAGGGACTAAAGGCTTGAAATCTTTTTTAACAGGAACATCCTGAGGAGCGTCCACTCTAGCAGGTACAATCTGATTGGGCACCCCATTAGACATTGAACTAGCATAGGACGGTCTTAAAGGCTTATAAGCTAAAGGAGAATCACTGAAGGAGGGTTTGGAAACTTCTTGAAACTTGTCTTCAAAGGGAACATCTAGAGGAGACTTTACAGAGGTGGCAGATCCAGGATCTTGATTTGACTTGGAACCAGGCAATTTAGACTCACTGATGGACTTCTTGGCATCTTCTTCCAAAGGTGGATCTAGTAAATCCTGACCTGCTGGAGAAGCTGGTACAATCTGATTGGGTCCTCCATTAGACATAGAACCCTCATAAGAAGTCTTATGATCATTGCTGAAGTTCTTGGAAACCCCGTCAGGCGGGTTCAAAGtagaatttttctttaactcttCAGAAATGTTCTGATTGGGAAGAGAGTTTACATCTGAGCCTCCTTGGACCTGAGAAGGCCCTTTAACAGGAGCACTAACTATTGTAGATATCTCAAGAGGCAATATTGTAGATTCTGTGGCCTGGGGCAATTCTACACCTTTTGTTTCAATGGCATTTCCTGAAAGTTTGTAGAGTTCAGAAAGGTCAGCAGGAGAGTTTCATTAGCAACTTACCATTTTCGGGTCGTCCCAAGGTAAGCTCCAAACTCaccaaaagtattaaaattattgaccatGAGTagtatttcattataaaatttgttcaaaatGAAGAATTTACACGCACAAGCTTACAGTACTAACGGAACCACCGGCGCATTTAAACTGGTTTCGTCATCAGGGGCACTGACTGTACTGTGGCGATGATCCCAGTAAATGCgattgtttgtttttctttttgggggatattttgataaaaactgaTGTGGTATTTATGAATGTAAAGCACGTCGGGTACGGGGTACTGACTGTATTTgctaatatttgatttttctttgttaCGCCATTAAGTGGGTTTATATTGATTGAACAAATGCATTGTTTTAGATGGCTATAAAACTATTTGTTCCTATAAAACCACAATGCACAAGTCtcatgtagttttttttttatataaaaatacagggtgatccatttttcagttttatctgTGTAAAATTTGGTTggtgcaaaattttattttaatgcgcTCCTATTAATTTCTTTCATTCGACTTGAAGATGGCCGATGAATAAGCAGCGAATAAGTGAATGGTTAAACTAGGTtttactttgtaattttttttaaagaaaaccaaTAACTttcaaaacttcattttatcGTCCTTATAGGGATTAAAACCGTCTGAATCATTTAATGCTCATAAAAAAACCCTAACTCTTTCAGTGTCTTGTATATAATCCTTCAAACTTAATGAAATTTTAGGCCTGAAAAACTTGAAAAGGCACATAATTAAGTCCACGAACGATATTTTAATTAGGAACAAAATTACTCAGCCATGCATTTGTCGATAGTTGACTGACGAGTCTATTCGAAGTTGTTCTAGGATCccctagttatttttttatatgctcctagtaattttttcatatatcgactttaaatagaaaattcgATTTCCCAGTAACAAGTTGGTAGTCAAACAAGCTCCAATTTGgtccaagaaaactaataaattaaaaattttccttttaacGTCTCTGTAAAGATTGGGACATTCTTAATCGTTTAGTATGATTAAATAGTTAAGATTCTGAGATATGGCCCTTCGAACTAAGTTAAAATCGGAGTTAGGATCAGAGAGAATGGCGTTCGAATAAGTAGCAACAAGCTGATGGTCAAATCAAgtataagttaataatttttttacaagaaaatgaataattttcaaACGTTCCTTCTAACGTCCCTATAACGATTAAAACCTTCTTAATCATTTAGTGCTATTAAGAAAAAGTCCGAAATATGACCGTTCAAATTCAATTAAGATTAAAGGACATCGCCGTTAAATAGATAGCAACAACTTAGTTGTCTAATCATGTtcaactttgtaattttttcccaagaaaactaaaaaatatataaaaggtTCCTTTTAAGGTCTCCTAATGATTAAAACCTTCTGAATCATCTAATGCTCATAAAAAAACCATAACTCGTTCACTGTCTTGTATATAATACTTCAAACTTAATGAAATTTTAGGCTTGAGAAGGCTCATAATTAAGTCCACGAACGACATGCTCAAGGCACAAGGGCTACAAACCATTCGTAATATTCCCCAGATGGTCGGTGTTTGGGGTTTTTCTGTCGACTGTTCTTCTTACTACAGAGTGGTCCATTATGACTATAATGTTAGCCGACCGGCTAACCTGATGGATCTTCACGTCCTCGTGAAGGCTTATTTGTAAATCAagaaaatagcaaaaattaatacatattttttaaaaattgagcCAATGGACTTATTCACCATCCGTGCTGCTCTCGTTAGAGAGTTCGTAGGTAGTAAACTACTTCATTCGGTCTGAGGAACATATCCCTGATAGAGGCAACTCTTCGACCTTGTAACGGTCTTTATCTAATACTTTCGTAACGTGAAATGGTCATTTAAACCTCGGCTCAAGCTTTCTACTTTGACCCCTTGGAACCCTTAAGTTTCATCACGAGTAGTTGTTGGCCAACTCCAAACTTTATTGGAGACGCATGCGCTTTATCGTAATACGTTTTCTGATAATCTTGATGGGCACTAATTCGTCGAGAAACGTTATTTCTCTGTTCTGCCAAATCcaattgattatttatttatttatttatttatttaagtacaaggctctcctacagatagactaagcaatccaataacaggaaagcacaaagtatcttatgaatttaaatacaagtaagcgctttgccaaacattacattttcaccaaacctaacaaatacaccaagcaatataaaccaaactaacttatttaatagtaactcttataaacaataaagaagcatatatacatatgaataatgacaatagggaaaaaaaggacaatatttatcgttatttacgaaattaggtagaattttttaagtatcgcttaaatgaagccatactggagaaaaatatatcatcattcaaattagtttcttgaaaattattaaaactacgggcgcatctgaacaatggagagttagacaaatagtttgaagaatatcttgagatgctaaaggtcgatctattacgcaaaatgtaaggattaacgttgatatgtaaattttccagacagaaagggcagtctattaaattattaataattttataaatcaatattaaatcaaaattgtttctacgactctctaagggcttcataccataaaattttaagttatcatagtaagtaaaaaaa
The genomic region above belongs to Anthonomus grandis grandis chromosome 18, icAntGran1.3, whole genome shotgun sequence and contains:
- the LOC126747098 gene encoding uncharacterized protein LOC126747098 isoform X2; this translates as MKYYSWSIILILLVSLELTLGRPENGNAIETKGVELPQATESTILPLEISTIVSAPVKGPSQVQGGSDVNSLPNQNISEELKKNSTLNPPDGVSKNFSNDHKTSYEGSMSNGGPNQIVPASPAGQDLLDPPLEEDAKKSISESKLPGSKSNQDPGSATSVKSPLDVPFEDKFQEVSKPSFSDSPLAYKPLRPSYASSMSNGVPNQIVPARVDAPQDVPVKKDFKPLVPGTAAIDSAQPPAKSPLDIPFEEKFQEVAKPAFSDSPLAYKPLRPSYAGSMSNGVPNQIIPARVDAPQDVPVKKDFKPSVPGAPAVDSAQLPAKSPLDIPFEEKFQEVSKPSFSDSPLAYKPLRPSYAGSMSNGVPNQIAPAKVDSPQDLPAVNSPQDIPVKEDFKPLVPGAPAVDSAQPPTKSPLDIPFEEKFQEFAKPAFSDSPLAYKPLRPSYAGSMSNGVPNQIVPARVDTPQDVPVKEDFKPLVPGAPAVDSAQPPTKSPLDIPFDEKFEEVAKPSFSDSPLAYKPLRPSYAGSMSNGVPNQIVPARVDAPQDVPALNSSQDVLVKEDFKPSVPGTPAQPSTKSSLNIPFEEKFEEVAKPAFSDSPLAYKPLRPSYAGSMSSGVLHQIVLLNSDNCSFPNSRINRKTSSKLHRNQFGESSKDALNRTSNVEESGKPYEIIKERTTFNIENIRESKKFLDPSAGPRSSRKSEEEIDESIPGMKKFRDVLKEVYNSVPIRRYLERRRQAKKPLQYPGEYSLKHLQPGWYSF
- the LOC126747098 gene encoding uncharacterized protein LOC126747098 isoform X1, translating into MKYYSWSIILILLVSLELTLGRPENGNAIETKGVELPQATESTILPLEISTIVSAPVKGPSQVQGGSDVNSLPNQNISEELKKNSTLNPPDGVSKNFSNDHKTSYEGSMSNGGPNQIVPASPAGQDLLDPPLEEDAKKSISESKLPGSKSNQDPGSATSVKSPLDVPFEDKFQEVSKPSFSDSPLAYKPLRPSYASSMSNGVPNQIVPARVDAPQDVPVKKDFKPLVPGTAAIDSAQPPAKSPLDIPFEEKFQEVAKPAFSDSPLAYKPLRPSYAGSMSNGVPNQIIPARVDAPQDVPVKKDFKPSVPGAPAVDSAQLPAKSPLDIPFEEKFQEVSKPSFSDSPLAYKPLRPSYAGSMSNGVPNQIAPAKVDSPQDLPAVNSPQDIPVKEDFKPLVPGAPAVDSAQPPTKSPLDIPFEEKFQEFAKPAFSDSPLAYKPLRPSYAGSMSNGVPNQIVPARVDTPQDVPVKEDFKPLVPGAPAVDSAQPPTKSPLDIPFDEKFEEVAKPSFSDSPLAYKPLRPSYAGSMSNGVPNQIVPARVDAPQDVPALNSSQDVLVKEDFKPSVPGTPAQPSTKSSLNIPFEEKFEEVAKPAFSDSPLAYKPLRPSYAGSMSSGVLHQIVLLNSDNCSFPNSRINRKTSSKLHRNQFGESSKDALNRTSNVEESGKPYEIIKERTTFNIENIRESKKFLDPSAGPRSSRKSEEEIDESIPGMKKFRDVLKEVYNSVPIRRYLERRRQVAKKPLQYPGEYSLKHLQPGWYSF